The Pseudophryne corroboree isolate aPseCor3 unplaced genomic scaffold, aPseCor3.hap2 scaffold_821, whole genome shotgun sequence sequence agagtagtatcacaggaccccacaggggggatttagggtctcacccaatATATtacagtgactgtcactatatgatctgtagagaagctgtgtgtcttatacactgatattatactgttttctccaaatgtcattatagtgttgtgtttttttttttttaggtagaacgtctgtctgatattaaaacagctgatatagagggagaagaggagacgtatgtgactgatataaaggcagaatatatagagggagaagaagagacgtatgtgactgatataaaggcagaatatatagagggagaagaagagacgtatgtgactgatataaaggcagaagatatagagggagaagaagagacgtatgtgactgatataaaggcagaagatatagagggagaagaagagacgtatgtgactgatatgaaggcagaagatatagagggagaagaagagacgtatgtgactgatataaaggcagacgatatagagggagaagaaaagacgtatgtgactgatataaaggtagaagatacagaggtagaagaagagacgtatgtgactgatataaaggcagaagatacagagggagaagaagagacgtatgtgactgatataaaggcagaagatatagagggagaagaggagacgtatgtgactgatataaaggcagaagatatagagggagaagaagagacgtatgtgacggatataaaggcagaagatatagagggagaagaagagacgtatgtgacggatataaaggcagaagatatagagggacaagaagagacgtatgtgactgatataaaggcagaagatatagggggagaagaagagacgtatatgaagGGTGATAAGCAgtataaggaggaggagatccctacagatatcagcacaggtgagtaataaacatttattacagaaaagagtcacatattctccttgctcagtcactacagcaatctcttatcctacatcctcctttgtcagtacaaactaatgaggaatatttattttcccagtggggaagtcaggagccataagcccctattatactctctgctcaccacctcacatcatgtcactgtgtgttaccagcccagagatctgaccagtctcctccccacactctctggtgtatctcatacatcaggagccatcagcccctattatactcctgctctcccctcacatcatgtcactgtgtgttaccagcccagagatctgaccagtctcctccccacactctctggtgtatctcgtatatcaggagacatcagcccctattatactcctgctctccccctcacatcatgtcactgtgttttaccagccaagagatctgaccagtctcctccccacactctctggtgtatctcatacatcaggagccatcatcccctattatactcctgctctccccctcacatcatgttaccagcccagagatctgaccagtctcctccccacactctctggtgtatctcatacatcaggagccatcagccactattatacgcctgctctcccctcacatcatgtcactgtgttttaccagcccagagatctgaccagtctcctccccacactgtctggtgtgtctcatacatcaggagccatcatctcctattatactcctgctcccccctcatatcatgttactgtgtgttaccagcccagagatctgagcagtctgctccccacactctctggggtatctaatacatcaggagccatcagcccctattatactcctgctctacacctcacataatgtcactgtgtgttaccagcccagagatctgaccagtctcttccccacactctctggtgtatctcatacatcaggagccatcagcccctattctaggctggggatactgggatggtcttagtactatggggtatagattgggtctattggagcctggcactttaagaaatcattagtgtgtgctggctcctcccctctatgcctctcctaacaGACTacatttagaaaaatgtgcccaaggagccgggtgcattctctggagctccagcgaGTTTTTTTAGAATGTATTTTAGTTTTTGTTTTCAGGAAGGacgggttggcaccagtctgcctgcgtcgtgagacttaggggggggACCGGTACCAACATCTTGAACAGTTAATAGTCCAGATCCCCGCTGACAGTACATAGCTCCTGAAACGGGTTGTTTCGCTCACCCACAGCGGTGTGTACTCttccccacagcatgccgccacccctaattgAGTGGTGAGTGCTAAACCAGTTCAGATGGCGGCAGTAGGGCAGCGGGCACAGTGCTGCTGTTGTCCCTCTATGCAAgcatgatgacacccagacgtgactgaaatcttttagtctcgctcccacctgcctgatctccaggctgagaggtccaccatcatgctgaatatttggaggaagcagaacctggattctgtccctgggaacctgttggtgcaggttttttttatcttccccgacctcctgtaaagaaggtgggagggggtttggattttttaaatgttgcggtccaaaaggactgcagtgtaggtgtacgataagatttcctagctggggctgctgcGGTGGGAAGAAATGTCTTACCCGTAGTCGCTTTGGAAATCAAcgaatccaatgcgtccccaaatagtgcctgacctgtgaatggcaggttctccacacttttctttgatactgcatccacagtccattggcgtagccagagtcctcttcctgccgagacagccatggaagaagcaggccaatgtccttcatggcctccaccatgaaacatgcagaatcctgtatgtgacgtaaaaacaagtcaatgtcactcctatccatagtatctaagtcctctagtaaggtgcctgaccactttactatggctttagaaatccatgcacaagcaatagtgggccttaaagccatgcctgtagcagtgtatagtgatttgagcgtagtcttaatcttgcggtcagacggctcctttatggcggttaaaacagggacaggtaaaaccacctttttagacagcctagatacagaagcatctattataggtggattttcccacttcttcctatcctcttcagggaaagcactgagaattcttttagggatctggaattttttctctgggttttcccaggatttctcatacgtcctagaggatgctggggactccgtaaggaacatggggtatagacgggatccgcaggagacatgggcacactataagactttgaatgggtgtgaactggctcctccccttatgtctGGCATGACATGTATACAGTGCACGGACACTGTATATGAACCCCCGCCAGCATGAACCGTTAAAAtaacagcggggctgaagcgcgccaagaCGGggtcgtggcttagccctcacagcacgatACAGCGCCATTCTCTCCAACAGTCCCCGCCAAAAGCTCTGTGTACATAGCAGTGTAAGCAAAGTGGGGCAGTGATTAGTGCAATATAGAAGTATAGCACTATGTTAGATCATGGCCgtgtagtcagtgtgttgtgtataagtgtctgtgttttccctgtcagatacccactatagcttttagtacacatgtgtcgacatgtgtgagggctctgtCGCAAACAGTTATGGGAATATCTCTgttggcattgccgactcctgtggtacttgattgagtaaatgaagtgtcagcaggtcggtagtggtaTTCTTTCAAAGAGTAAACAcgctatgggagacacagtagtatgtgggtgtaggggagacacagtagtatgtgggtgtaggggagacacagtagtatgtgggtgtaggggagacacagtagtatgtgggtgaccctgtcggcaccaactgtcaatactgggtgtaaattaacatgctgtaactgccttatacctgtatatatatttatatgtatatgtatggtacggtttcatgggcctgtagctcgagcacagacatggtagtattgtgggggtgtgatattaaaattatttatgtatacttccctctgaccccttggggtcgcaagaatgttattttgcctggttccttctccctgctgtcgacgattgcTAGGTTTTATGTCGACTATAAGGTTTCCtgtcagatccacaactggggcattcagtacatggtcatacacattcagaacacattaatgtcactagggacccgacggttccggacaatccgcttatatgtatggtgtgtatatatatatatatatatgtaggatatgtgtattacaatatgtatattcatattatgatttataatgaatgctgaagtaatagtaatccttctcatgtgctggtcgctctgttgataaagctctcggtcggccgtgacgagttggtctcagatcctcacaaggagtccgaatgtttattctttttcccgccgtggatagaataaagtgaaagtcaactcctgatcggcacggggccctgtctcaaagatcgtacacaggaagctaagtgatattttatttctatgctttggagttatttgcatttcaTGCACATggaggagtgtttatattcggaaaggcatccgatagaattaccctatagagagaggggatgtttcttatgttggttcctctctataacattgcggcaggctggtgtgcgactgcaggaggtgtggccgggggaatactGAGgcagactccgagagatactgcagtgtttccctgggacggtgtaccgctgttaggGGAGGCCTCAGTTTAGTCAATgttggcggataccactggtaagtgtaacttcgtgagttagattccctcacaacggttggtgacgcattctgatgtgggatgcagtcattttaaccggttcaataccgttctttttttccctttcggtgcagacagtggaaggtgaaaagtaagagttctgcagccttgtcaggttcgcagaagtggatgtcgttttctgtttctaccacatccaccgcatgtcgctgggtctatctggctggagcccactctggtgggaacttgtccaatactcttcagtcagtctgggaatggacttggacctgtgagttaataatggaatccaaagggggacatcctggagtttacagatgattcccctcactgatttttaaagtagatcttaccgattcccctctgaaaggggaggtagtatgcgacgccataccagagttgcgtcaggttcagggcattgtcctgcagtccctggtaaaaaaaaaaaagaaagaaaaccaagatttctccttacgaagttgaactacaggatggaatctctcaggccagggagctccagcacgtaaaggtagaaaagggtttaGATGAtttttttctccgcattcagcttacctgggttgatgtccaggattgtctttgccatttcaccggagtgatggcagtatgatgggtttctttcagtagtgagagccattgttattctgtactcagACGCTCTtcggattaaggcgaggtcaagaaacaagtggtgcaaatcgttgtttctctctgactgttcttcaacacagggaatggctgttgttcccaatgacggAGATGtcagaggtgggtatcagagtagatactgaacggttgaagttctgtgtgttcctgtggaaagaggtctgaggatccggagtcggatcagatttgcagtgacaaaccatcaatatgttccgttgatgaagtagatggtgcggcctaagaggccttttcggtgagcaggtcaaatgccagagtggttttcacggggccagttggaaatgtggtccggatctcacctgcacatgcgccagaatataatcctaatggccaggatatcgctcctgtggtgtctgctcagttctcacctcctagagggatgaaggttcagaatccaggatgagatcctggtgtccatgcatgcagatctccgagactggggagcagcccttgcaagggaagtatttccagaggaaaaggtcaagctgggaagtttgtctgcaataagctttcttgaattaagagctattttcaatgaacatatgctttgtgatctgcccgtgttaattctgtcggacgacttcacagcagtggtgtaagtaagccgctagggcggaacaaggagcaaagcggcaatggcagaagccgaaaaagttttcagctgggtggaaagactggtaaacgctatatcagcagtcttcgttccggatgtgaacgacagaGAAATAGATTCCTTTGACGGGATTGCCGTTACTAAATTCGGtagaggcccattccactaggaaggtgggctcttcttgggcggctacccgaggcatctcggcattacagttgtgccgagcagctacttggtcgggttcatacacttttgcaaaattcgacaagtttgataccctggctgatgaggacttcgtgtttgctcaatcggtgctgcagagtcatccgcactctcccgcccgtttgggagctttggtataaaccccatgatccttacggagtccccagcatcctttaggacgtaagagaaaataagattttaaacctaccggtaaatctatttctcctagaccgtagaggatgctgggcgcccgtcccagtgcggactatttctgcaagacttgtatatagttgttgcttacgtaagggttatgttatggaatTGGTCtttgatgctgtttttgttcatactgttaactggttgcgtatattccaggttatacggtgtgtttggtgtgggctggtatgaatcttgcccttagattaacaaaatcctttcctcatattgtccatctcccctgggcagtttctctaactgaggtctggaggaggggcatagagggaggagccagtgcacacccatactaaaagttctttatagtgcccatgtctcctgcggagcccgtctataccccatggtcctttacggagtccccagcatcatctacggactaggagaaaaagatttaccggtttaaaatcttgtttttatatactaacaggggtgacaggtgtggtacagcactgcaaaggcagatccaatctctttctcatcagactctgctgtcttccctgcactctatctcagatgttcactgctgccagtagcacacgtatgagaagcagaagtatggcggcagctgtatagattctgatatgtaactctctgtatcatacttaccgtatacacatcatccttattactattgagagaatagaggtaagacactgatgatgggggtgtaacagtggattataacctagcagatgatgatgatgattgcagtgtattatatggtgtattgcatgtaaagtaccttgttccacacctactctgctgtagcaatataccttatataagggtgagtaacacatgtacaggcttaccagcgtatgagcacacacataaaggaatgctaccttaccaatgcttccaggagtaacgttaggagacatttctctgatccatcagctcatatgactgatattattgttcatctagaatctccaattcatacgatatgttccccatccattgttttacattggtgctgacataggacttggcaagtgactacatctccatttatacttcatggttagttaccagtacaagagagagatatatctaagtcttattataatattacatttgttattgtgagtgttctcaggagggtggacacaatgatcgtctgagacacaatattataaagccttcattaaaagttatatttattatacacacatttacaattaagtgtcccagagagtcgtcttctcttattgtttacaagattaatattgttatagaaaatgtcacatttccataatgtattttatttccagcagatggacacacaagcaggaatatctcagaaggacatctaatgttatcaccGGATTGtggcataaaagataatgacagtagacaggattctccaggagcaaaccccattaccccaattatacatccagctctatcagctggtccctctgatcctgggaaatgttctcctgatcactctgatattggtgcatctgttacagctcggagagtagatacagtgtttccgtgttctatagatgccaaatgttttacacagaacacaaagcttattacccatcagccagctaaggcaggggagaggccatttccatgttctgagtgtgggaaatgttttacatacaaatcagctcttgttacacatcagagaagacacacaggtgagaagccatttccatgttctgactgtggaaaatgttttgcatggaaatcacaacttgttacacatcagcaaagtcacacaggtgagaaaccatttccatgttctgagtgtgggaaatgttttacatggaaatcacaacttgttacacatcagcaaagtcacacaggtgacaaaccatttccatgttctgagtgtgggaaatgttttacatggaaatcacaacttgttacacatcagcaaagtcacacaggtgagaagccattttcatgtcctgagtgtgggaaatgttttgcacagaaatcagatcttgttaaacatcagcgaagtcacacaggtgagaagcctttttcttgctctgagtgtgggaaaggttttgcacacacATCAGCTCttcttatacatcacagaagtcacactggtgagaagccatttccatgttctgagtgtgggaaatgctttgcacaaaaatcagatcttgttaaacatcagagaagtcacacaggtgagaagcctttttcttgctctgagtgtgggaaatgttttacacggaaatcacaacttgttatacatcagataagtcacacagatgagaatccATTTACATgccctgaatgtgggaaatgttttgtacacaaatcagatcttattagtcataacagaagtcacacaggtgagaatccaattacttgctctgagtgtgggaaatgttttacatggaaatcacaacttgttatacatcagagaagtcacacaggtgagaagccatttccatgttctgagtgtggtaaatgttttgcatacaaatcagatcttgttaaacatcagagaagtcacacaggtgcaaagccatttccatgttctgagtgcgggaaatgttttacacagaaatcacatcttgttagacatcagcaaagtcacacaggtgagaatccatttccatgctctgagtgtgggaaatctttttcacacaaatcagctcttgttatacatcacagaagtcacacaggtgagaagcctttttcttgctctgagtgtgggaaatgttttacacggaaatcacaacttgttatacatcacagaagtcacacaggtgagaacccatttccatgttctgagtgtgggaaatgttttgcacaaaaattagatcttgttaaacatcacagaagtcacacaggtgagaagcctttttcttgctctgagtgtgggaaatgttttacacggaaatcacaacttgttacacatcacagaagtcacacaggtgagaacccatttccatgttctgagtgtgggaaatgttttacacggaaatcacaacttgttacacatcagagaagtcacacaggtgagaagccattttaatcttctggagtatacttatcattgccatgcattgttcttcaaggttcttatcctatctcctatgctttttgcaataatacatgctaccgcagggtgaaataatcagatgtcatgccctcatctaccactgctatacagatgatctgtcttttgctccaggtactgagaaaccagtcccaatcctaaatggttgtctagctgagctccaggtgtggtgggtgatgccagttggctgtgactcagtcctggtgaaacaggtccttatgatagaagctcaccaacaaagggcagggctacagctcaactTTGCGAACCAACCAGGCTttgcgcttgggggttcagagttacaaaatgctgatatgGGAGTCATTGCGATTTAGtttgttgacgattttcgctatgctgcaattagttgcaaattgcgcatgcggaaggcacgcagggcgcatgcgcttagttatttaacacagaacttagcagttttgctgtgacttctgcggcgcttttcagtcgcactggtgttcggtaaatgattgataggaaaggggcgtttgtgggcggcaagtCTGCGTTTTTCCGGCGCTTGCAAAAAAACACatacgtttcagggaaaaacgcgggccgaacgcagggcgtgtttgtgacgtcaaaccaggaactaaacagactgagctgatcgcaattcctGAGTAGGtccacagctactcagaaactgcaaagaattatttagtagcaattctgctactcttgtttgcaattctgctaagctaagatacactcccagagggcggcggcctagcgtgtgcaatgctgctaaaagcagctagcgagcgaacaactcggaataagggcccatgtgCGGAATCTTGATGTCCTGGGTGGTGGAGTgatacttagacatcaggtatcagctacAATCAGTTCCTCATGTGTGGACCATAGCCAAACTCCAGCACTTATTTATACATGTACTTGTATTAtcccactttgggggtcattccgacctgatcgctcactgcagtttgtcgcagcgatcgggtcggaactgcgccggcgcatgccagtcatcgttgcctagcgatcgcctctgagacagagggagggggctggacggtggccaaagcaggcgtggctggaccgttgggggtgcGGGCCATGGCGGCAGTGAaggacaactcccggccagccacaggagctgcactggttgggagttactccagaaatataaaagcatcgccgctgtgtgatgcttttgtatttgggcGGGGAGGCactgacctgcagggcggactagccctgtgctgggcgtttcccccgcatgtcagggaagatgattgtagctacaatcaactcggaatgacccccatagactactgcaatgtcctctgcctgggtctcccagcagaagaattgcaccacttgtagcttgtacagaatgcagcagccaagctgttacctaaccagcccgttcctgccacataaccattctctactcccttcaccggctgcctgtaagatggtgactctgggcctaattcaggttggatcgcagtgtgtgataGAACTGGAATTATTCCAAAAAAAGTTGTGGGCGCATCCACTGCGCCCATCCTGTGCATGCTCCCACCTTTTCCACTCCCACAAGCAGTTATGGGTGTGggtgggcaatgctccatttccagggaggaggcaGTGTGGCGCGAATGGAGGGCAGAGGCGGACAAATGGGCATgatcacggtggctgtgtgacatcacgtgcagctgCCATGATTGAGAAGAATGCGGTGGGCCTCCTGCAGGTGCAGCTAAGCTGCagcagcaggaggcttcactaacttctacgatgaagcagaaattgtgaggcaatcgcattttctgcttcatcaaggaggaggcggcggtcagcatgctgggtggctttgcgctgcgatgggcggcccccagcatgctaggaaaaggattgctaa is a genomic window containing:
- the LOC135042128 gene encoding oocyte zinc finger protein XlCOF6-like isoform X1 — protein: MKAEDIEGEEETYVTDIKADDIEGEEKTYVTDIKVEDTEVEEETYVTDIKAEDTEGEEETYVTDIKAEDIEGEEETYVTDIKAEDIEGEEETYVTDIKAEDIEGEEETYVTDIKAEDIEGQEETYVTDIKAEDIGGEEETYMKGDKQYKEEEIPTDISTADGHTSRNISEGHLMLSPDCGIKDNDSRQDSPGANPITPIIHPALSAGPSDPGKCSPDHSDIGASVTARRVDTVFPCSIDAKCFTQNTKLITHQPAKAGERPFPCSECGKCFTYKSALVTHQRRHTGEKPFPCSDCGKCFAWKSQLVTHQQSHTGEKPFPCSECGKCFTWKSQLVTHQQSHTGDKPFPCSECGKCFTWKSQLVTHQQSHTGEKPFSCPECGKCFAQKSDLVKHQRSHTGEKPFSCSECGKGFAHTSALLIHHRSHTGEKPFPCSECGKCFAQKSDLVKHQRSHTGEKPFSCSECGKCFTRKSQLVIHQISHTDENPFTCPECGKCFVHKSDLISHNRSHTGENPITCSECGKCFTWKSQLVIHQRSHTGEKPFPCSECGKCFAYKSDLVKHQRSHTGAKPFPCSECGKCFTQKSHLVRHQQSHTGENPFPCSECGKSFSHKSALVIHHRSHTGEKPFSCSECGKCFTRKSQLVIHHRSHTGENPFPCSECGKCFAQKLDLVKHHRSHTGEKPFSCSECGKCFTRKSQLVTHHRSHTGENPFPCSECGKCFTRKSQLVTHQRSHTGEKPF
- the LOC135042128 gene encoding oocyte zinc finger protein XlCOF6-like isoform X2, which codes for MKAEDIEGEEETYVTDIKADDIEGEEKTYVTDIKVEDTEVEEETYVTDIKAEDTEGEEETYVTDIKAEDIEGEEETYVTDIKAEDIEGEEETYVTDIKAEDIEGEEETYVTDIKAEDIEGQEETYVTDIKAEDIGGEEETYMKGDKQYKEEEIPTDISTDGHTSRNISEGHLMLSPDCGIKDNDSRQDSPGANPITPIIHPALSAGPSDPGKCSPDHSDIGASVTARRVDTVFPCSIDAKCFTQNTKLITHQPAKAGERPFPCSECGKCFTYKSALVTHQRRHTGEKPFPCSDCGKCFAWKSQLVTHQQSHTGEKPFPCSECGKCFTWKSQLVTHQQSHTGDKPFPCSECGKCFTWKSQLVTHQQSHTGEKPFSCPECGKCFAQKSDLVKHQRSHTGEKPFSCSECGKGFAHTSALLIHHRSHTGEKPFPCSECGKCFAQKSDLVKHQRSHTGEKPFSCSECGKCFTRKSQLVIHQISHTDENPFTCPECGKCFVHKSDLISHNRSHTGENPITCSECGKCFTWKSQLVIHQRSHTGEKPFPCSECGKCFAYKSDLVKHQRSHTGAKPFPCSECGKCFTQKSHLVRHQQSHTGENPFPCSECGKSFSHKSALVIHHRSHTGEKPFSCSECGKCFTRKSQLVIHHRSHTGENPFPCSECGKCFAQKLDLVKHHRSHTGEKPFSCSECGKCFTRKSQLVTHHRSHTGENPFPCSECGKCFTRKSQLVTHQRSHTGEKPF